The stretch of DNA gtatacatctatatatacatatatatatatatatatatatatatatatataccgaTATGAACGTGTTGAGCTGCGAATGAGCGACGCCTACATGTACGTGTCTATATGCAGGTAGATTTGGGGGCGATTGGTTTGCTTGTGCTCCTTTCTTCAGGATGTTTTATGAGGCCCGACTACCGTccgagaaaaacaagaaacAAATTACTCTCTCCCTACAGCGGTATATTCGCTGGACAGGAAAACAAGTGAAACTTCTTCTCGACAAAGTCGAGAAAGCGTGGGAATATGGACGATTTCAAAAGTACTTCGACAATCAGGCCCCGCTACTCACAGACCGACGCGGAAGGTAACATGCGTCCAAAGGCGGGCAGCGGGTTATCGACGGACTTGTACCTGTGCCTGGGTGCATAACAAGGCAGAAATGTGCACGCATATGGATATACATACGTGCCGAGAACAAAACCTCTTCATTCGTATGTACACAGGCAtgaacatatatacatacatataagTGTATCCGGGTGCATAGACGCGCGTATAGATATATGGTGTATGTAAGTGTTAATGCCCACACAGTTGGCCGCGGTTTTTCGTGAGTCGCGAGTCGGGGTCAGTTCTGTCCACGGAGATGGGCATTAGGAAAAGCTAGTGGCAGACAGACGATGCTTCAGTGACGATTTTTGAGCAACGGGGTAGGAATCGACTTAGAACGTAGGAGCTATGGGACATGGTGAGCAGAGGCACAACAAGTTGGAGATCATGATGCTGAAGAAGAGGTGCTCGAGCCTGGCGACCCCGTGCCTCTGGGCGGTTTTCTATATCTTATGAGCCGTGgtgtcttttcgttttcgctgttcctgtttttctcagAGCTGTTCCACGGTACAAATGAAACAGCACGACGCGGGCCTCCCACCGTCCATACACTCCATTTCGTGACGCTTCCCGGTCGTCTCGGATTCGACGCCACAGTCCGCGGAAGAATCGCTTTTTCGGGTTTCCTTGTATGTTTTCGTAGAAACAAGCAGGTACATGTTCTGCTTTTCTGGTGGGCTGTTTTCTGTCGACGCTCTGGTGTCTGCCGAGCTGTTTGGTCCGGCGGCAAAAAACATGCAGTGGACGAAATCCTGAGAGTCTCGATTTTTCGTCCTTCCGCGCGTTCGCTGCTTCTTTGCTTCGCTTGTGTCTTCCGCCGTCTGAATGAAACACACTGCAGAAGTGTGTCCTCTAGGCGACCGCGAATTCCACAGCCAGCACCTGTTCACGTTAGCGCACGTCAGAAAGAATCGGGAAATAGCTTTCaaccgacagagagagaaaatgtgCGTTTCGGCTCAGCAGCGACCAGCCGTTACACGCTACGCGTGGTTTTTTTCGCGAGTGTCCGCGCACAATtaaaagtgttggatttcaatatcctCCTACATCAAGGTAATTATTCTACATCGGTTCTATCTAGGCAGTCCCCCCCCGTGTAAGGTGCGGTCGAAGGAGGAAGCAACGGAATCCTTCCGCTTCAGAGGAGACATTTGCTTTGCTGTAGTGTGTGTTCACGCGAAACGCAGAGCACGAATTGAGGTACAGTGCATTCCGACCCACAGAAAGAACACATGTTATACGCTCGATGATGAGTCCTCTGTGGCGCTCCAGAGAAAGCTTCAAATGGAAGCCGATTTGGCGCGAGGAAGTCTCAAGGAGAAAGGAACTTGGACAGCGTTGAAACAGGAGGGTCGGCCAGACAAATACCGTCTCGCACGGCAATAATTCCCCGACAAAGCGGATGCTACATGTTTATCATAATAAGTTGGACACACTTAAGACGGGAACAACGCTGAGAGGCAAGTGCGTGGCACTACGGCGGCGATAGTTttggagacgaggagaggcgaggacggggaagCGGCACAAGGCAGGCAGAGCAGGACTGTGTGAACCGAGACTCGACCGTTATGGAGCACTCGACGACAGAGGCAGATTTCAGGAATTTTTCCAGAGTCTGGAAGTCTGAAATACTCGGGAGTCTTGCGCCCCAGTATCTGAGAGTCAGCTCGAAAATGCCTGCTCGGTTCAACAGATtttgcctcgctctttcgtGTGGCAGCTGCGCAGCCCTGGTCCCGTCATCTAGGGGTTTTCCTGCCTTCCAGCGATCTCCCTCCGTGCTGGCTTCTATGATTGGGGCAAGAACGGAGCCGCGATCTTCGGATTTTTTGGAAGTCGAGGCCGCGCACGTTAAAACGCGACGACTTCTGCGCAGATCGTGATGTGCAAGGAGTGGCAGCAGGTgtaccatatatatatatatatatatatatatatgtatatatatatgtatatatatatatgtatatatatatatgtatatatatatgtatatatatatatatgtatatatatatgtatatgtatatattcaCATAGATACAAAATATGCACCTACTCCTTTGGGTTTACAATGTAAATCCCATAGTTTTTATATAGGCACCAacgtcttctcgttcttccatTTGGTGCGAACACACGGATCCCATCCATGCCGTTTATTTTTTTGCTTACCATCACAGGGGATTTCCGACTCTTTGCTACACACAGGAGGCACTTGTCTTCGGCTTTTTCAAAGACTGCCAGAAAAATGTGAAGGAAGCGGGGGAAGCGTGCGCGCTTTGTGCGCGCCACATACAGATCCGCTGCTACGGCCTGCTGCCGGGGGGGTTATCTGTCCTGTCAGCTATATCTGTCCTGTCAGCTAGacgctcctctgtctctgtctgtgcaaatgtttgtcttcttctctctggtttcCGCTCTTGTGTCCTGCGGTTCTCGGTGCCTCTCCGCTGACGTCACCGCCCCGGCTGGAGACGCCGGCCGGCTAGGAGTGAgctttccctgtctcgcccgGGTGTTCCAGCAGTGAGAGTGACGTAGGAAGCGTCAGCGGTTGCGTGGAcacaaggagacagacggcaGGCAAGCATCTTGCTCGGCATCGAGACTGCTTTTCCTCACAGAcggacgaggaaaagaaagcaatGCGTTGCCAAGACAGCCAGAAAAACCAACGGCGGGGACACAGAAGAGCAGAGTCCTTCGGACGCGCGTGTTTCCTGTCAGTTATCTTTGTTGGAGTCCTGTTTCTATTGGGAAGTTTCCGGCGGCGAATAAAAACAGACACTGGGTCCGAGACACACGGAGAGCAAGAAAAGAAGCCGGAGCATCGCGCTGCCCGTTCTCTCGGCTTTACGAAAAGTGCACCGcagcaagaaaaaaagagaggcgcaaggTGAGGAACAACACGCGAAAGTCTATGACGTGGGCGGCACTaggctctttttttccgctTTCTGTACAGACGAAACGGAACCTGAATCGCGGGTGCGCTCCGAGTTAACGCGCGAGAGTCGCACAAggccgcgagaaaaggcagcacAAGGCagccgtgtgtgtctcggcGGTCCCGCGCACGCGGGTGTCTTGTTGAAAAAAGTGTTGAATCGATTGTCCGCGAACTCCTGCTGTAAAGCGCCGCCTTTCGTGTCCCCTGAAATCGAAGGCAACACTTCACCTCTTTGTCGTcagtgtctccctcgtcacACTGCGCTCACGCAagcctgcctgtctcctgcgttACTTTCTGTTTGTTCCACACATCGATTTGGAAATGACGGCAGCtgtcctgttttcttcccttgcctctctcttccctggcGCTCTCCTGCGCTGAACCGGTCGGCGCCGGCTTCCTGTCTCCATGTCTCCGGGAGTGGCGGTCTTTTCGGCgacttctcttccgttccgcGTTTCCATTTCCTGTCGCGACGGCGCGTCTGGCCCGCCGGCACGACTGAcggtctctcctgcctctctcccggcTTCAgcactgtctcctttccgtcgtGGTCGTGTATCAAgaggcctgcatgcagagacggTTCGGTCGCAGGAAAGTGCCGGGGTTTTCCTCTATCCTCCAAAAAGGCGGGAGAATGCGGGTCCGCAGTTGCGTCTTCCCTATGTTTTCAGCCCTTCGATTCTTGCTCACCACCTCCTTtgttcttttttccctcgcttctcacgGATTGATCGCGAAAGCCCGCTTCCTCACACCGCACAATCTaggcctctcttctcctcttcactctgcctctccactgGCCTCGGccctgtcttcttcagtCTCGACAGCCCCTTCGTCGCTCCCCTTACTTTCTTCCCTCAGTCtgcctccgtctttctcttcttccttcctccccgcctcggcttcgcctcctgcactcgcctcggcttcgcctcctgcactcgcctcggcttcgcctcctgcactcgcctcggcttcgcctcctgtactcgcctcttccttctttgagacttctgtctcttcctctccgagGGACACCCCACACGGAGCCTGCGCCTCTGCGCCCTGCCTCCTACAAGATGAGCAGCAGGCGACAAAGGCCAATGACGAGGCCAGGGCTCGCcggccgcagagagacgctctgGACGAACCCGCGCTTAGgtcggtctctcttcgcgttccaggggaagggaggaaaaaagcgacgaCTCCATGTGGATTTGAGAAAAAGTGCCCAAGCGCAGAACGGGCTAATCTCCGGACGCTCAAGTGTCCCTCGCAAGCCGCGCGACGCCTGCCGACTCGTGCTTGTTCTTCCAATCCTTTTCTGATTCTGCCTGCGGGCCCTTGGTCGAGGCCCTGTGTTCGTCTTGTACGAGGAGACAACTCAGATAGCGCGAAACGAGAACTGCTAGAGAAATggcggggagagaacggtttctgcgcctctcgagCAATCGCACCTTCGACGTCTCGTTTCGGTAGGTCTGCACGTTTGCTGATGGGAACGGCTCctacctttctctctcctgtcacCTCCGTCTGGGTATCCGTGCGGGATCGTCCGCGGCTTCTgtgtcctctttcttctcttccgtgtctttCCGTCcactctgcgtctctttcacCGCGCGCAGCGCGTTCTCTGGTTCTTCCGTCCCAGTCTACGTCTTGGCTCTGTTcgtccgcctcctcctctcttgaGAGCGCCTTTGGAAGCTACACGGGGCCGCGCGATCCGGCTCTCAAGTCGCAGGATATATTTGGTGAAGCGAAACTCAAGCGAAGGAGCCTCTACGAAATTGCGGAGAAGTTCGACAAAATCGCCAAAGACGATTACGACGCAATTCTGAAGCAAGTGGTGGAGGAAGCGAACCGCGAGATGCTCGAGAACAAGTTGCAGTGGGACAAGAACGCCCAGAGGAAGAtcgcggcagacgcgcgtCAGGGGGGTACAGTcaacgcggagacagaagcaaacGGAGAAGATCAAGAGTCGGAGCGAGACGAGCAAGGGCCTCGAAGACCGGGCCGAGAAACGGCCTCGGGTTCCTCAGAGTGGCCGCGGCGTTCCTCACCTGCAGATGCTCCGGTTTGCGGAGACGTACGGGAAGTGTCTCGAAATGTGTTtgtcctttctccccccAAGCCATCCGTCGCTCCACACcgcttgtcttcttccgctccttccccgtcttcgtccctcgacgcgtcttccgctgctcTCCCTTGtgcttttctgcctcctcggccGGCTGCCGACGCCTATCCGCCGGACGCTTTGTCCCGAGAGGACCGACCGGAcgcagagcgagagcggcggaagGCAGGGAAACACTTTGACGGACAGCTCAGAACCGCGCTGTCGGCAGCGGCTGTCCTGTCCTTTGCAGATCGAGATCTTGCTTCCTTTCGCCTGCTCGAAATCGCGAAACTGTTTGGCCGCCTCTGCCAGCTGACGAACGTTCGCGGCGAGGACCTCAAAGACGATCCGCGGTATGCGCGCCTCGTGACCGCCCTGGACCTTCGCCTGCAAGAAGAGCTCCAGGATGTGACCCGGCAGATCGTTGTTTCGGAACGCAGACAGCGGAAGGGGGCTGACAGACGAGGCGAACAAGGCGTTGCCGCTGAGAACccggagagcggcgaggcccGAGGCTGGAGGGCCGAGACAGGTGAGGACGGGGAgcgcggagaggaaaacggcgtACGGGAAGGCGCCCAGGAAGACCGGCGAGAGAGCACAGGCGTAGGAAGAGGCAAGGATgcagaacgagacagagTGACGCGGCTACGATTTGAACTCGGCCCCGCCGACCTCGTGGCGTTAGGGCAGGCCCTGAGACTCTCACAGCTTGCTTTGGATCTGGACATGGTCCTTCGCAATTTGGAACTCCTTGCTCTCCTCcagcttccttctttctcgctcagCCAAATATGTCAATTTGTCGTAGCGCTCGGCCACATCCGCACCACAAGCGTGCGGCCGCTCTCTCgaccttttctgtctcgggTCTCGTCCCACATCGgcgtcctcctctctgcttccttggAGGGCCttgcgaagaaagaggccgAAGCCGGGGAAGGCAGACGCCAGGCAGCAGCGGCC from Neospora caninum Liverpool complete genome, chromosome XI encodes:
- a CDS encoding putative ribosomal protein L33, with amino-acid sequence MLFTSPVMLRSRSKRLFVQLKSAAMTNFCYMTRKSPEKKNFRIALRKYDPGVNKHVMFYEARLPSEKNKKQITLSLQRYIRWTGKQVKLLLDKVEKAWEYGRFQKYFDNQAPLLTDRRGRAVPRYK